One window from the genome of Oryza glaberrima chromosome 3, OglaRS2, whole genome shotgun sequence encodes:
- the LOC127768646 gene encoding BTB/POZ domain-containing protein At5g66560-like — protein MSSAVRGGATRGQAWFCTTGLPSDVVFEVQDMSFHLHKFPLMSKSRKIHRMVMEHEAEQPAGQRRRRRRRRRRRSEGSNAGEEGDEQTEIEEAEEEEEDEEEEEEGQAFCIAFPDFPGGPGTFETAAKFCYGVRVELTAWNVAPLRCAAEYLEMTEEHAEDNLAARAEAFLEQAVLRHPGEATKALKSCEELLPHAEELGIVGRCVEAIAARSSAASRSWFDDLAVLGLRMYKRVMAAMAARADVRTEARESCLVSYARGTIPGLSRSMRRRLASAPVSSEVEQRDLLEAVVASLPADKCSGRVVTAKFLFALLRTAHILRASDAACAALERKAATQLEHATLEDVLIPSYSGATETLYDVDCVERVVRHFLAEEEDHGEAEASTSAAAAITEEAPAPAATTLSRPSAVAMVHVGKLVDSYLAEIASDANLKPAKFCELALALPDHARVYDDGVYRAVDIYLKAHPRLAAEERDRVCGVVDCRKLTVEACTHAAQNERLPLRAVLQVLFFEQLQLRRAITGTLLSSAGAGATQTRLHLHRYQQPRPAAMAARHSADAGGGRGEAAWRSTATQDSQVLRLDMDSMRNRVQDLERECSSMRRAIKKIDGRSAAASPRHSDAGDDDVASADGSSRPANWRSRYGCKFSTQVCDSHARNVVASRASRMGMSP, from the exons atgtcGTCCGcagtgcgcggcggcgcgacgagggGCCAGGCGTG GTTCTGCACGACGGGGTTGCCGAGCGACGTGGTGTTCGAGGTGCAGGACATGAGCTTCCACCTCCACAAG TTCCCGCTCATGTCGAAGAGCCGGAAGATCCACCGCATGGTGATGGAGCACGAGGCAGAGCAACCGGCgggccagcggcggcgaaggaggaggaggaggaggaggaggagtgaggGAAGCAATGCTggagaggaaggtgatgagcagACGGAGATAGaggaagcagaggaggaggaggaagacgaggaagaggaggaggaggggcaggCGTTCTGCATTGCGTTCCCGGACTTCCCCGGCGGGCCGGGCACGTTCGAGACGGCGGCGAAGTTCTGCTACGGCGTCCGCGTCGAGCTCACCGCCTGGAACGTCGCGCCGCTGCGGTGCGCGGCGGAGTACCTGGAGATGACGGAGGAGCACGCGGAGGACAACctcgcggcgcgcgcggaggccTTCCTGGAGCAGGCCGTGCTCCGGCACCCCGGCGAGGCCACCAAGGCGCTCAAGTCCTGCGAGGAGCTGCTGCCGCACGCCGAGGAGCTCGGCATTGTCGGCCGCTGCGTGGAGGCCATCGCCGCGCGCTCATCGGCCGCGTCGCGCTCCTGGTtcgacgacctcgccgtccTCGGGCTGCGCATGTACAAGCGGGTGATGGCGGCCATGGCCGCGCGCGCCGACGTGAGGACGGAGGCCAGGGAGAGCTGCCTCGTGTCGTACGCCAGGGGCACCATCCCCGGCCTGTCGAggtcgatgcggcggcggctcgcgtcGGCGCCGGTGTCGTCGGAGGTGGAGCAGAGGGACCTCCTGGAGGCGGTGGTCGCCAGCCTCCCCGCCGACAAGTGCTCGGGGCGCGTCGTCACCGCCAAGTTCCTGTTCGCGCTGCTGCGGACGGCGCACATCCTGCGCGCGTCGGACGCGGCGTGCGCGGCGCTCGAGCGGAAGGCCGCGACGCAGCTGGAGCACGCCACGCTGGAGGACGTGCTCATCCCGAGCTACTCCGGCGCCACGGAGACGCTCTACGACGTGGACTGCGTCGAGCGCGTGGTCAGGCACTTcctcgccgaggaggaggaccacggcgaggccgaggcgtCGACCTCGGCGGCCGCTGCGATCACcgaggaggcgccggcgccggccgccacgACGCTGTCGCGGCCGTCCGCCGTGGCCATGGTGCACGTCGGCAAGCTGGTCGACAGCTACCTCGCCGAGATCGCGTCCGACGCCAACCTGAAGCCCGCCAAGTTCTGCGAGCTCGCGCTGGCGTTGCCGGACCACGCCCGCGTCTACGACGACGGCGTGTACCGCGCCGTGGACATCTACCTCAAGGCGCACccgcggctggcggcggaggagagggacaGGGTGTGCGGCGTGGTGGACTGCAGGAAGCTGACGGTGGAGGCGTGCACGCACGCGGCGCAGAACGAGCGCCTCCCGCTGCGCGCGGTGCTGCAGGTGCTCTTCTTCGAGCAGCTGCAGCTCCGCCGCGCCATCACCGGCACGCTGCTGTcatccgccggcgccggggccaCGCAGACgcggctccacctccaccgctaCCAGCAgccacggccggcggcgatggcggcccggcactccgccgacgccggcggcggccgcggcgaggcggcgtggcGGTCGACGGCGACGCAGGACAGCCAGGTGCTGCGGCTGGACATGGACAGCATGAGGAACCGGGTGCAGGACCTGGAGCGGGAGTGCTCCAGCATGAGGAGGGCCATCAAGAAGATCGATGGCCgcagcgccgcggcgtcgccgcgccacagcgacgccggagacgacgacgtcgcgTCGGCCGACGGGTCGTCGAGGCCGGCGAACTGGCGGTCGCGGTACGGCTGCAAGTTCAGCACGCAGGTGTGCGACTCGCACGCGCGCAACGTCGTGGCGTCGAGAGCGTCACGGATGGGAATGAGCCCATAG